A single window of Plasmodium cynomolgi strain B DNA, scaffold: 0620, whole genome shotgun sequence DNA harbors:
- a CDS encoding CYIR protein (putative;~vir-type antigen) — MFLPSKIVYKEIEMDHSDLSNYDEKCNIKFNPKNKEGVKEICKKSLRFIEKSQLWNTRNTSYDVCLQVNYWIYGKLASILGSDDTDNIEITFGSFQLVGKNKMNTRAQRTYNERCYPNFNIFKEKDWEKGKQLYEYYVNYSYLFSMAQIYADKCEFYEKINEIIPIYKYFESECSHGGGNCPDYYIKYKHLNPEKDLSKLKCYKQFQNERSLETEALAKVDSSNLPLVSQAGGGGHGLSEHLADPQK, encoded by the coding sequence ATGTTTTTACCATCAAAAATAGTTTATAAGGAAATAGAAATGGATCATTCGGATTTATCTAActatgatgaaaaatgtaatataaaatttaatcctaaaaataaagaaggagTGAaagaaatttgtaaaaagtcTCTAAGATTTATAGAAAAATCTCAATTATGGAATACACGAAACACTAGTTATGATGTTTGCTTGCAAGTAAATTATTGGATATATGGAAAATTAGCTAGTATTCTAGGTTCTGATGATACTGATAATATTGAAATTACTTTCGGTAGTTTTCAGTTAGttggcaaaaataaaatgaatacacGAGCACAAAGAACTTATAATGAAAGGTGTTACCCTAacttcaatatttttaaagaaaaagattgggaaaaaggaaagcaattATACGAGTATTATGTTAATTATAGTTATCTTTTTTCTATGGCTCAAATATATGCTGATAAATGTGAATTTTATGAgaaaattaatgaaataattccaatatataaatactttGAGAGTGAGTGTTCACATGGAGGTGGTAACTGTCCAGATTACTATATAAAGTACAAGCATCTTAATCCAGAGAAGGATTTatctaaattaaaatgttataaACAATTTCAGAACGAAAGATCTCTAGAAACTGAAGCTCTTGCAAAGGTTGATTCTTCGAATCTTCCTCTAGTATCTCAAGCTGGTGGAGGTGGCCATGGATTGTCAGAACATTTAGCCGATCCTCAGAAG